One stretch of Lachnospiraceae bacterium oral taxon 096 DNA includes these proteins:
- a CDS encoding DUF2156 domain-containing protein, producing the protein MNKFEALEFKKLVAEDMPRYSKFYGLRDNKTCDSVPLESFLWKDYYNVRAAIVRREGEEIGLVWLMGDEDRPFAAMPLCKEEDLKDCFFLMVEYFNTVLHRPFKIHLADREGIEALQLDHEQFLVKEEVELKDYLYDGEAMRTLAGKKLHKKKNHYNKFVKTYEGRYEYRDMECACRDEVFRFLAKWRLNKGEEVEHHLDPEVEGIHEILRNCNQLNVQMGGVYIDGELEAFTIGSYNGHENMAVIHIEKANPDIPGLYQFINREFLLHHFAKAKLINREDDLGIEGLRKAKESYFPIDYARKYYVEQKDFINA; encoded by the coding sequence ATGAATAAATTTGAAGCTTTGGAGTTTAAGAAATTAGTGGCAGAGGATATGCCAAGATATTCAAAATTTTATGGACTCCGTGACAATAAAACTTGTGACAGCGTACCATTGGAGAGTTTTTTGTGGAAGGATTACTACAATGTGCGAGCAGCGATTGTGAGAAGGGAAGGGGAAGAGATTGGTCTAGTTTGGCTGATGGGCGATGAGGATCGGCCATTTGCAGCTATGCCTTTGTGTAAGGAAGAAGATTTAAAAGATTGTTTCTTTTTGATGGTTGAGTATTTTAATACCGTATTGCACAGACCGTTTAAAATTCATTTGGCTGATCGAGAGGGGATTGAAGCCCTGCAATTAGATCATGAGCAATTTTTGGTAAAAGAGGAGGTAGAATTAAAGGACTATCTCTATGATGGAGAGGCTATGCGTACATTGGCGGGAAAGAAATTGCACAAGAAAAAAAATCACTACAATAAGTTTGTCAAGACCTATGAAGGAAGATATGAATATAGAGATATGGAATGTGCATGTAGGGATGAAGTATTTCGCTTTTTGGCCAAGTGGAGATTGAACAAGGGAGAAGAGGTGGAGCATCATCTTGATCCAGAAGTAGAGGGCATCCATGAGATTTTGAGAAATTGTAATCAATTGAATGTGCAAATGGGGGGTGTCTATATTGACGGTGAGTTAGAGGCATTTACCATTGGAAGTTACAATGGACATGAGAATATGGCGGTTATTCATATTGAAAAGGCGAATCCGGATATTCCGGGGCTCTATCAGTTTATCAATCGAGAATTTTTGCTTCACCATTTTGCCAAGGCCAAGTTAATCAATCGAGAGGATGATTTGGGCATTGAGGGGCTTCGAAAGGCAAAGGAGAGCTATTTTCCTATTGACTACGCAAGAAAATATTATGTGGAGCAGAAAGATTTTATTAATGCTTAA
- the tkt gene encoding transketolase, with product MTTNIETKAVNAIRILSADGIQRANSGHPGLPLGCAAMAYELFAHHMNHNPKNPNWANRDRFILSGGHGSMLLYSLFHLFGYGDLSIEDLKNFRQLDSLTPGHPEYGHTVGVEATTGPLGAGMAMAVGMAMAEAHLAANLNTKEYPVMDHYTFVLGGDGCMMEGISSEAFSLAGTLGLHKLIVLYDSNCISIEGSTDLAFTEDVDKRMEAFGFQTLTVEDGNDLNAIARAIEEAKAEKNKPSFITIKTLIGYGCPKKEGKASAHGEPLGADNVEEMKKNLNWESMDEFFVPEDVYAHYQALTEELGKKEEEWNALFAEYTKNCPEKKALWDSYFGEIPMEKLDSAEFWDWDDAPQATRNISGKILNRLKEFVPNLIGGSADLSPSNKTVIEGSGYLEAGDYKGRNIHFGVRELAMAGETNGMLLHGGIRPYCATFFVFSDYTKPMARLSALMNIPTTYIFTHDSIGVGEDGPTHEPIEQMAMFRSMPNFHAFRPADATETIAAWYSAMTSKTTPTALILTRQNLPQLAGSCKEALKGGYIIRDSKKDVPDCILIASGSEVSLAIAAAEKLLVDGIDARVVSMPCMDIFEEQSAEYKNHILPKNVTKRVAIEALSTFGWERYTGLDGAVIGMTSFGASAPQDKLFEKFGFTVDRVVEVAKSL from the coding sequence ATGACCACAAATATTGAAACAAAAGCAGTAAATGCAATCCGCATACTTTCAGCGGATGGGATTCAAAGAGCAAACTCAGGACATCCTGGACTTCCACTTGGATGTGCAGCAATGGCCTATGAACTCTTTGCACATCATATGAATCATAATCCAAAGAACCCAAATTGGGCAAATCGAGATCGATTCATTCTTTCTGGTGGCCATGGATCAATGCTTTTATACTCTTTATTTCATTTATTTGGCTATGGAGATCTTTCTATTGAGGATTTAAAGAATTTCCGCCAATTGGATTCTTTGACACCAGGTCACCCAGAGTATGGCCACACTGTAGGTGTGGAAGCAACCACGGGACCATTGGGTGCAGGAATGGCGATGGCTGTGGGAATGGCAATGGCCGAGGCGCATTTGGCAGCCAATCTCAATACAAAGGAGTATCCAGTGATGGATCATTATACCTTTGTACTGGGTGGAGATGGCTGTATGATGGAGGGAATTTCCTCTGAGGCCTTTTCACTTGCAGGGACATTGGGACTTCACAAGTTAATTGTTCTCTATGATTCAAATTGCATTTCGATTGAAGGAAGCACAGATCTTGCCTTCACAGAGGATGTAGATAAGAGAATGGAGGCCTTTGGTTTTCAGACATTGACAGTTGAAGATGGAAATGATTTAAATGCCATTGCAAGAGCAATTGAAGAGGCAAAAGCGGAAAAGAATAAGCCATCTTTTATTACAATTAAGACATTGATTGGCTATGGATGTCCAAAGAAGGAAGGCAAGGCCAGTGCTCATGGTGAGCCACTGGGTGCAGATAATGTCGAGGAAATGAAAAAGAATTTGAATTGGGAATCGATGGATGAATTCTTTGTGCCAGAAGATGTCTATGCACATTATCAGGCATTGACAGAGGAGCTTGGAAAGAAGGAAGAGGAGTGGAATGCTCTCTTTGCAGAATATACAAAAAATTGTCCAGAGAAGAAGGCGTTGTGGGACAGCTATTTTGGAGAAATTCCGATGGAAAAGTTAGATAGTGCTGAGTTTTGGGATTGGGATGATGCACCACAGGCGACAAGAAATATTTCAGGAAAGATTTTAAATCGATTGAAGGAATTTGTGCCAAATTTAATTGGTGGTTCAGCAGATTTGTCACCATCCAATAAGACAGTGATTGAAGGCAGTGGCTATCTTGAAGCAGGTGACTACAAGGGAAGAAATATTCACTTTGGTGTTCGAGAATTAGCTATGGCAGGCGAGACCAATGGAATGTTGCTTCATGGCGGGATCAGACCATATTGTGCAACCTTCTTTGTATTTAGTGATTACACAAAGCCAATGGCAAGGCTTTCTGCATTGATGAATATTCCGACAACATATATTTTTACTCATGATTCCATTGGGGTGGGGGAAGATGGACCAACCCATGAGCCAATTGAGCAAATGGCGATGTTTAGATCAATGCCAAATTTCCATGCCTTTCGTCCAGCAGATGCGACAGAAACCATTGCGGCCTGGTACAGTGCCATGACTTCAAAGACCACGCCAACCGCATTGATTTTGACAAGGCAAAATCTTCCACAGCTTGCAGGCAGCTGTAAGGAGGCACTTAAGGGTGGATATATTATTAGAGACAGCAAAAAGGATGTTCCAGATTGTATTCTCATTGCATCGGGGTCGGAAGTTAGCCTAGCTATTGCAGCAGCAGAAAAATTACTTGTCGATGGCATTGATGCAAGGGTTGTCAGTATGCCTTGTATGGATATATTTGAGGAACAGAGTGCGGAGTATAAAAACCACATTTTGCCAAAAAATGTCACAAAAAGAGTGGCGATTGAGGCACTTTCTACTTTTGGTTGGGAAAGGTACACTGGACTTGATGGTGCAGTAATTGGAATGACAAGCTTTGGTGCAAGTGCTCCACAGGACAAACTCTTTGAAAAGTTTGGATTTACTGTAGATCGAGTAGTCGAAGTTGCAAAGAGCTTATGA
- a CDS encoding GNAT family N-acetyltransferase, with protein sequence MEEKGMRYLSREEKGLTKKLYREAFPEDSDQFMDYYYAEKASSDDDNSNEILVCEDGKEIVAMSHLNPYLVRLRDREYWLKYIVAVATKETHRRQGLMRSMIIQFFQDMYREGEEPFTFLQPANPAYYEPFDFTFVNNYIETQMLEDVQYKIVEFTQDREMALLAFWNQFLERYNDVFCVRDSQYLERLQKELATENGKIELVLDEQERVHGAKISWGIKKSEVREFICDHEFAKMLDTKKPYMMARIIRLDLFIESICLREDSLKVGDTYKLRIIDSLIPQNDGTYLWHINRESSYLEKLENEDTLNVPEFTIAELTSWLFGYTESHKADFCSQIQTLKGIFIDEVV encoded by the coding sequence ATGGAGGAAAAAGGAATGCGATATCTTTCCCGTGAGGAAAAGGGATTGACAAAAAAATTATATCGGGAGGCTTTCCCAGAAGATTCTGACCAATTTATGGACTACTACTACGCAGAAAAGGCATCGAGTGATGACGATAATAGCAATGAGATTTTAGTGTGTGAGGATGGAAAAGAAATTGTGGCAATGTCTCACCTCAATCCCTATCTTGTGCGATTGAGAGATAGAGAGTATTGGTTAAAATATATTGTAGCTGTGGCTACAAAGGAGACGCACAGAAGACAGGGCCTTATGCGCAGTATGATCATTCAGTTTTTTCAAGATATGTACAGGGAGGGAGAGGAGCCATTTACCTTTCTACAGCCAGCAAATCCAGCGTATTATGAGCCATTTGACTTTACCTTTGTCAACAATTATATTGAAACTCAGATGTTAGAGGATGTGCAATACAAGATTGTAGAATTTACCCAAGATAGAGAGATGGCCTTGTTGGCTTTTTGGAATCAATTTTTGGAGAGATACAATGATGTATTTTGTGTGCGAGATAGTCAATATTTGGAGAGACTACAAAAGGAACTGGCAACAGAAAATGGAAAAATCGAACTCGTGCTTGATGAGCAAGAGAGAGTACATGGGGCAAAGATTAGCTGGGGGATCAAAAAGAGCGAAGTGCGAGAGTTCATTTGCGACCATGAATTTGCAAAGATGTTAGATACAAAGAAGCCATATATGATGGCCAGAATCATTCGCCTAGATCTCTTTATTGAATCCATTTGTCTTCGAGAAGATAGTTTAAAAGTTGGTGATACCTATAAATTGAGAATTATTGATTCCTTGATTCCTCAAAATGATGGAACTTATCTTTGGCATATCAATCGAGAGAGTTCTTATCTAGAAAAGTTAGAAAATGAGGATACATTAAATGTTCCAGAATTTACTATTGCAGAATTAACATCTTGGTTGTTTGGCTATACTGAATCTCACAAGGCAGATTTTTGTTCTCAAATTCAGACTTTAAAGGGCATTTTTATTGATGAGGTTGTATAG
- a CDS encoding DUF951 domain-containing protein, producing MQIGVGDVLVLKKPHPCGAKKWEVLRIGQDFRLKCQGCGHQMMIPRKSVEKSIKNIERAGDGE from the coding sequence ATGCAAATTGGAGTGGGCGATGTTTTGGTATTGAAAAAGCCTCATCCATGTGGGGCGAAAAAATGGGAAGTCTTAAGAATCGGTCAAGATTTTCGGTTAAAATGCCAGGGCTGTGGACATCAGATGATGATTCCACGAAAAAGTGTAGAAAAGAGCATAAAGAATATTGAGAGAGCAGGAGATGGGGAATGA
- a CDS encoding DUF3343 domain-containing protein: protein MKTDKVVFSFNVTGMVMHLEELCKGKPELGRIIPTPSALSAGCGMSWAAEADKKDELLELMKENGIEYHLVKVLPMY from the coding sequence GTGAAGACGGATAAGGTAGTATTTTCCTTTAATGTGACGGGGATGGTGATGCATCTTGAAGAGCTTTGTAAGGGAAAGCCAGAACTGGGAAGAATTATCCCAACACCATCGGCCCTTTCTGCTGGATGTGGAATGTCTTGGGCAGCAGAGGCCGACAAAAAGGACGAATTGCTTGAATTGATGAAAGAAAATGGCATTGAATATCATCTTGTCAAGGTTCTTCCAATGTATTAA
- a CDS encoding NAD(P)H-hydrate epimerase yields MDKVVSVAQMREADGYTIENFIDSRDLMYRAGEAVFRSVNWVSPVGIVCGTGNNAGDGYVLASLLRAMGMEVTLLLIEKKFSEDGKFYYDACKMAGIEDLVIDRSTRFDEYAILVDCIYGTGFHGSVPENVAWIIEKINQSSAARVSVDINSGMNGDTGEGDCCVESDLTVSIGFTKQGQLTEAGRKKIGKLKTVDIGIILKK; encoded by the coding sequence ATGGATAAAGTGGTAAGTGTCGCACAAATGAGAGAGGCCGATGGCTACACAATTGAAAATTTTATTGATAGTAGAGATTTAATGTATAGAGCAGGAGAGGCTGTGTTTCGAAGTGTCAATTGGGTTTCGCCTGTTGGCATTGTGTGTGGAACAGGCAATAATGCAGGGGATGGCTATGTATTGGCCTCGCTTTTAAGGGCAATGGGAATGGAAGTTACATTGCTTTTGATCGAAAAGAAGTTTTCAGAGGACGGAAAATTTTATTATGATGCCTGCAAGATGGCAGGAATTGAAGATTTGGTCATTGATCGGTCCACAAGATTTGATGAATATGCAATTTTGGTGGATTGTATTTATGGAACGGGATTTCATGGATCAGTGCCTGAAAATGTGGCTTGGATAATTGAAAAAATCAATCAATCGAGTGCAGCAAGGGTGAGTGTCGATATCAACTCAGGAATGAATGGAGATACTGGCGAAGGCGATTGCTGTGTGGAATCGGATTTGACTGTGTCTATTGGGTTTACAAAGCAAGGACAATTGACAGAGGCTGGAAGGAAAAAAATAGGAAAATTAAAGACAGTTGACATCGGAATCATCCTTAAAAAGTAG
- a CDS encoding ABC-F family ATP-binding cassette domain-containing protein gives MSILNVEHLSHGFGDRAIFDDVSFRMLKGEHIGLIGANGEGKSTFMSIITNKLMPDEGKIEWSKNVRVGYLDQHAVLEKGMTVRDTLKGAFSFLFDLEVQMNQICDKMGESSGEELDEMMEELGTIQDLLMAHDFYVIDAKVEEVARALGLDDIGMDKDVTQLSGGQRTKVLLAKLLLEKPDILLLDEPTNYLDVEHIEWLKRYLLDYENAFILISHDIPFLNSVVNIIYHMESQKLDRYVGDYNKFMEVYEVKKSQLEAAYKRQQQERAELADFVARNKARVSTRNMAMSRQKKLDKMEVIELAREKPKPEFHFQEARTSGKTIFETKNLVIGYDEPLSRPISMRMERGEKLVLSGANGIGKTTLLKSILGMIPSLEGEVHLGDYLEIGYFEQEMPSGNTSTCIEEIWKEFPGFSQYEVRSALAKCGLTTKHIESLVRVLSGGEQAKVRLCKLLNRPSNILLLDEPTNHLDVDAKTELKRALQEYKGSILLICHEPDFYDGLATRVIDCAEWALRS, from the coding sequence ATGAGTATTTTAAATGTGGAACATTTGAGCCACGGATTTGGGGACAGGGCAATTTTTGATGATGTCAGTTTTCGAATGTTAAAGGGCGAGCATATAGGGCTTATTGGTGCCAATGGCGAGGGAAAGTCGACATTTATGAGTATCATCACCAATAAATTGATGCCTGATGAGGGAAAGATTGAGTGGTCAAAGAATGTGCGTGTTGGCTATTTGGATCAACATGCCGTCCTAGAAAAGGGAATGACGGTTAGAGATACGCTAAAGGGTGCCTTTTCCTTTTTATTTGACTTGGAAGTACAGATGAATCAAATCTGTGACAAGATGGGAGAGAGCAGTGGAGAAGAGCTCGACGAAATGATGGAGGAGCTAGGAACCATACAAGATTTATTGATGGCCCATGATTTTTATGTAATTGATGCCAAGGTCGAAGAAGTCGCAAGGGCACTTGGGCTTGATGACATTGGAATGGACAAAGATGTCACACAGCTGTCGGGAGGGCAGAGAACAAAGGTTTTATTGGCAAAACTTTTGCTTGAAAAGCCAGATATTCTGCTTCTCGATGAGCCGACAAATTACCTAGATGTCGAGCATATTGAGTGGCTAAAGCGCTATTTATTAGATTATGAAAATGCTTTTATTTTGATTTCTCACGATATTCCATTTTTAAATTCTGTGGTCAATATTATTTATCACATGGAAAGTCAAAAACTTGACCGCTATGTGGGCGATTACAATAAGTTTATGGAAGTCTATGAGGTGAAAAAGTCTCAACTAGAGGCAGCCTACAAGCGTCAGCAGCAGGAGAGAGCAGAGTTAGCTGATTTTGTGGCTAGAAACAAGGCGAGAGTGTCGACAAGAAATATGGCGATGTCTAGACAAAAGAAGTTGGATAAGATGGAAGTGATCGAACTAGCCAGAGAAAAACCAAAGCCAGAGTTTCACTTTCAGGAAGCAAGAACATCAGGAAAAACAATTTTTGAAACAAAAAATTTAGTTATCGGTTATGATGAGCCACTTTCACGACCTATTTCCATGCGAATGGAGCGAGGAGAAAAATTAGTGCTCTCCGGTGCAAATGGTATTGGAAAGACCACACTCTTAAAGAGCATTCTTGGAATGATTCCGTCACTTGAGGGGGAAGTTCATTTGGGTGATTACTTAGAGATTGGCTATTTTGAGCAGGAAATGCCTTCGGGGAATACCTCTACTTGCATAGAGGAAATTTGGAAGGAATTTCCTGGATTTAGTCAATATGAAGTGCGTTCAGCACTGGCCAAATGTGGGCTGACCACCAAGCATATTGAGAGTTTAGTGCGTGTGTTAAGTGGTGGTGAGCAGGCAAAAGTTAGACTTTGCAAATTACTCAATCGCCCAAGCAATATACTCCTGCTTGACGAGCCGACCAATCATCTGGATGTGGACGCAAAGACAGAATTAAAGCGTGCCCTACAGGAGTATAAGGGAAGCATCTTACTCATATGCCACGAGCCAGACTTTTATGATGGATTGGCAACAAGAGTGATCGATTGTGCAGAATGGGCATTGCGAAGCTAA
- the fsa gene encoding fructose-6-phosphate aldolase yields MKFFIDTANVNEIREANDMGIICGVTTNPSLIAKEGRDFTQVIQEIADIVDGPISGEVKATTITAEEMIAEGREIAKIHSNMVVKIPMTKEGLKAIRVLSAEGIKTNCTLIFSPTQALLAARAGATYVSPFLGRLDDISTAGLKLIEDITCIFSKYDDISTQIICASVRNPMQIVECAKYGADIATVPFKVLMQMMCHPLTDQGIEKFKADYQAVFGK; encoded by the coding sequence ATGAAGTTTTTTATTGATACAGCTAATGTAAATGAAATTCGTGAGGCCAATGATATGGGAATCATTTGTGGGGTGACAACGAATCCTTCTCTCATTGCAAAAGAGGGAAGGGACTTTACACAAGTGATTCAAGAAATTGCGGATATTGTGGATGGACCAATTAGTGGTGAGGTCAAGGCCACAACCATAACAGCTGAGGAAATGATTGCTGAGGGCAGAGAAATTGCAAAAATTCATTCAAATATGGTGGTAAAAATTCCGATGACCAAGGAGGGCTTAAAGGCGATCAGGGTACTCTCAGCAGAAGGCATTAAGACCAATTGCACTTTGATTTTTTCACCGACACAGGCACTCTTAGCAGCGAGAGCTGGTGCGACCTATGTCTCTCCATTTTTGGGAAGATTAGATGATATTTCTACAGCTGGTCTCAAATTAATAGAGGATATTACTTGTATATTTTCAAAATATGATGATATCTCCACTCAAATTATTTGTGCATCTGTTCGCAATCCAATGCAGATTGTGGAATGTGCAAAGTATGGTGCAGATATTGCAACAGTGCCATTTAAGGTATTGATGCAGATGATGTGTCATCCATTGACAGATCAGGGTATTGAAAAATTTAAGGCAGATTATCAAGCTGTCTTTGGTAAGTAA
- a CDS encoding shikimate kinase, which produces MQLNQSIVLCGFMAVGKTSVGQLLSETLNVPFIDTDAYLVAKTKMSIPEIFQKGGESYFRDLEHEVAKEVALLPPSIISTGGGMLTFDRNGEILKDRSTIVCITRDFDAIYATLKSDTNRPLVHQKTKEEIQAMYLSRISKYKKYANFFVSNNSTVLECVQKIIDLISL; this is translated from the coding sequence ATGCAATTAAATCAATCCATTGTATTATGCGGTTTTATGGCTGTTGGAAAAACGAGTGTTGGACAACTACTTTCAGAAACATTGAATGTGCCCTTTATTGACACAGATGCCTATTTAGTGGCCAAGACAAAAATGAGTATCCCAGAGATCTTTCAAAAAGGGGGAGAAAGTTACTTTCGAGATTTAGAGCATGAGGTGGCCAAGGAAGTTGCACTTCTTCCACCTTCTATTATCTCAACAGGTGGCGGAATGTTGACCTTTGATCGAAATGGTGAAATACTAAAGGACCGTTCAACCATCGTCTGTATCACCAGAGACTTTGATGCCATTTATGCCACACTAAAGAGTGATACCAATCGCCCGCTTGTTCATCAAAAAACAAAAGAGGAGATACAGGCTATGTATCTTTCCCGTATCTCCAAATATAAAAAATATGCTAACTTTTTTGTGTCCAATAATTCTACTGTGCTAGAATGTGTACAAAAAATTATAGATTTGATTTCTCTTTAG
- the yedF gene encoding sulfurtransferase-like selenium metabolism protein YedF, which translates to MEINALGQACPLPVIQTKKALEASKENVDVLVDNETAVKNLEKLAQSKGCQFSFTEEAKDCYRVHLERGGEVEQKEVAPSISGKTVVVISSNAMGNGDDELGKKLIKGFIFSLTQMDTLPDTMIFYNGGAFLTAQDPDTIKDLKALSAAGVEIITCGACLQHYGLTAQVGEVSNMYVIAEKQMQAGRIIRP; encoded by the coding sequence ATGGAAATTAATGCATTGGGACAGGCTTGTCCACTGCCAGTGATTCAGACAAAGAAGGCACTTGAGGCCAGCAAAGAAAATGTGGATGTCCTTGTGGACAATGAGACAGCAGTAAAGAATTTAGAGAAATTGGCACAGAGCAAAGGTTGCCAATTCAGTTTTACAGAAGAAGCAAAGGACTGTTATCGTGTTCACTTAGAAAGAGGCGGCGAGGTTGAACAAAAAGAAGTTGCACCTTCGATCTCGGGAAAGACCGTAGTGGTTATCTCTTCAAATGCGATGGGCAATGGGGATGATGAACTTGGAAAGAAATTGATTAAGGGATTTATTTTTTCATTGACGCAGATGGACACACTTCCAGATACCATGATTTTCTATAATGGCGGTGCATTTTTGACTGCACAGGATCCGGACACCATTAAGGACTTAAAGGCACTTTCTGCTGCGGGCGTAGAGATTATTACATGTGGGGCCTGCCTACAGCACTATGGATTGACTGCACAAGTGGGTGAAGTTTCCAATATGTATGTCATTGCTGAGAAACAAATGCAGGCAGGAAGGATTATCAGACCGTAA
- a CDS encoding RluA family pseudouridine synthase yields the protein MNRTIKYDIPKEFSGKTIEQFLRRKGYTNSGIVQLKKMHKSILVDGTWKRMRDVLNVGQQLVVCIKEEEVENKILPINLPFVITYEDEDVVVVNKPANMPIHPSIKNYDNTLANALMAYYEGQNFVFRCVNRLDRDTTGLSIVAKHSVSAGILYQSMERREIHRIYYAIVEDKIHGDLPDEGEMDFPIGRVSHSCIERMVDFENGEYAYTHFWTLWRGQNRALVKLKLGTGRTHQIRVHMSYIGHPLLGDGLYNHGESGAWMERTALHSKALSFIQPMTGQEINLEIDLPEDMKRCLKKGENGNEVFY from the coding sequence ATGAATAGAACAATAAAATACGATATTCCAAAGGAATTTAGTGGAAAGACGATTGAACAATTTTTGAGGAGAAAAGGCTATACAAATTCAGGGATTGTTCAATTAAAAAAGATGCACAAAAGTATTTTAGTGGATGGTACTTGGAAGAGGATGAGGGATGTGTTGAATGTTGGACAACAATTAGTGGTCTGCATTAAAGAGGAAGAAGTGGAGAATAAAATTCTTCCTATCAACTTACCTTTTGTGATTACCTACGAAGATGAGGATGTTGTTGTTGTCAATAAACCAGCCAATATGCCCATTCATCCATCAATAAAAAATTATGACAACACATTGGCAAATGCATTGATGGCCTACTATGAGGGGCAAAATTTTGTCTTTCGCTGTGTCAATCGCCTAGACAGAGATACCACAGGGTTGAGTATTGTGGCCAAGCATAGCGTCAGTGCAGGAATATTGTATCAGAGTATGGAGAGAAGAGAAATCCATCGCATCTATTATGCCATTGTAGAAGATAAAATTCATGGGGACTTGCCTGATGAGGGAGAGATGGATTTTCCTATTGGAAGAGTGAGTCACTCGTGTATCGAGCGAATGGTGGATTTTGAAAATGGGGAATATGCCTATACTCATTTTTGGACATTGTGGCGGGGACAGAATAGGGCATTGGTGAAATTGAAGTTAGGTACGGGAAGGACACATCAAATTCGAGTGCATATGTCTTATATAGGTCATCCTCTCCTTGGCGATGGATTATATAATCATGGAGAAAGTGGTGCTTGGATGGAGAGAACAGCTTTGCACTCCAAAGCATTATCTTTTATACAGCCAATGACTGGGCAAGAAATTAACCTAGAAATTGATTTGCCAGAAGATATGAAGCGTTGTTTAAAAAAAGGAGAAAATGGGAATGAAGTTTTTTATTGA
- a CDS encoding DMT family transporter has product MQDRKKGILYILGAAFGFSLMSLFVRLSGDVPTYEKVVFRNAVAAVFSFFLLLREGKGFSVEKKNIPFLLIRTVSGALGMVLNFYAIDHMNIADSNMLNKLSPVFAMLASIIILGEKVNIMEWLAIVVSFIGALFVVKPGFHSEFLVALMATGGGLFAGLAYVFVRRLGQRGVRGNIIVFFFSFFSTIFVLPMAILHYQPLSMIQFLLLFAAGVGATIGQVCITRAYRYAPAKEIGVYDYMQVVYSAILGFLFLGQLPDIWSFVGYVMIIGMAILKWQYNLREEGI; this is encoded by the coding sequence ATGCAGGATAGAAAAAAAGGAATTCTATATATACTGGGAGCAGCATTTGGCTTTTCTCTAATGAGTCTATTTGTCCGATTGAGTGGTGATGTTCCGACCTACGAAAAGGTGGTTTTTCGAAATGCCGTGGCAGCGGTGTTTTCTTTTTTCTTGCTTTTGAGAGAGGGCAAGGGTTTTTCTGTGGAAAAGAAAAATATTCCGTTTTTGCTCATTCGAACAGTGAGCGGAGCACTGGGGATGGTACTTAATTTCTATGCCATCGACCATATGAATATTGCAGACTCAAATATGCTCAATAAATTGAGTCCAGTGTTTGCAATGCTTGCAAGTATCATTATTCTTGGAGAAAAAGTGAATATTATGGAGTGGCTGGCCATTGTGGTGTCCTTTATTGGTGCACTCTTTGTAGTCAAACCTGGCTTTCACTCGGAGTTTTTGGTTGCATTGATGGCAACAGGTGGAGGACTCTTTGCAGGATTGGCCTATGTCTTTGTGCGAAGGCTTGGGCAAAGAGGAGTGAGGGGAAATATAATTGTATTTTTCTTTTCTTTTTTCTCCACTATTTTTGTGTTACCCATGGCAATTTTACACTATCAGCCATTGAGTATGATACAGTTTTTACTTTTGTTTGCCGCAGGTGTGGGGGCGACCATCGGTCAAGTTTGTATTACAAGGGCGTATCGCTATGCGCCAGCAAAGGAAATTGGCGTGTATGACTATATGCAAGTTGTCTATTCGGCAATTTTGGGATTTCTGTTCTTGGGACAGTTGCCAGATATTTGGAGTTTTGTGGGATATGTAATGATTATCGGAATGGCAATACTCAAGTGGCAATATAATTTAAGAGAGGAAGGAATATAA